In a genomic window of Rhopalosiphum maidis isolate BTI-1 chromosome 4, ASM367621v3, whole genome shotgun sequence:
- the LOC113559925 gene encoding interferon-inducible double-stranded RNA-dependent protein kinase activator A homolog B-like: MCADSNGFLPFSVKDDSSSQSEISLNPVGSLQELCMARRCPFPNYTFPVDKLKKHKAEFRVVCSISIYKCSGTGISKQVAKNQAAYLMYKQIEKLTSEDFKQIWKNEYEYKDEIHNDPSLIQHHELPHSIKFTKLALSHESVTHLKSFFDSGAPKITHLQKIKKNSTASDTLNTILKIEDITLKCLTVSFNSGKVEVMMQVNTIPVIVISGSGKSVSDAQESAARVILSYFKSKLNIQ; this comes from the exons ATGTGTGCCGATAGTAATGGTTTTCTGCCATTCTCAGTAAA agaCGATAGTAGTTCACAGTCTGAGATCAGTTTAAATCCTGTTGGTTCCCTGCAGGAATTATGTATGGCCCGCCGTTGTCCATTTCCCAATTACACTTTTCCTGTTGACAAATTAAAGAAACACAAAGCAGAGTTTAGAGTTGTGTGTTCCATATCAATTTACAAATGCtcag gCACAGGTATATCTAAGCAAGTAGCTAAAAATCAAGCGGCTTACCTAATGTATAagcaaatagaaaaattaacatcagaagattttaaacaaatttggaaaaatgaatatgaatataaagatGAAATTCATAACGATCCAAGCTTAATACAGCACCATGAGCTTCCGCACagcattaaatttactaaattagcTTTATCTCATGAATCAGTGACTCATTTGAAATCTTTTTTTGATTCAGGTGCACCtaaaataacacatttacaaaaaataaag aaaaaCTCAACAGCTTCTGATactttgaatacaattttaaaaatagaagatattactttaaaatgtttgacagTCTCTTTCAATTCtg GTAAAGTGGAAGTTATGATGCAGGTTAATACAATTCCAGTAATTGTGATTTCAGGATCTGGAAAAAGTGTATCTGATGCTCAAGAATCTGCTGCTCGTGTTATTTTGTCATACTTCAAATCTAAACTTAATATTCAGtaa